CGACCAGCAGCCGGACGAGCCCTGCGAACTCCTCCAGCGAGGCACCCTCGTCCGGCCGTCGCTCCAACAGCCGCGCGACCTGCTCGACGACGGTGGCGCGCTCGGGAAAGACCTGCGACAGCGCGTGCCGGGTGTTCTTGTCGAGCACGGGGCGGCCGGGCACGAGGGCCGGCACCGGCTTGAAGTCCGGGATCGGCTCGTCGGAGAAGCGCATCGAGGGCCACAGCACGCCGACGTAACCCAGCTTCGCGTTCGGCGCGAGCCCCGGGAACGGCGCGAAGAAGCGGCTGTAGAGCCCGGTCGCGCCGGACCGGTCGCTGTTCCAGCCGTGCGCGAAGACGACCAGATCCGCCACCGCGCGCTTCCCGACCCCGTCGAGCAGTCGGTCCCGTCGACCGGTGTCCACGTCCCCGTCCGCGTCGAAGGTCAGTTCCCAGTAGGGAGTCACGCTCATTCCCGGATCCGCCATGACGAGCCCCCTTCGGCCCCGTTGGTGGTGCGCTCGGGCGCATGGTCCTGCCAACGGCGAGAGATGGCCATACGTCACGTACGGCCCGGATCCGTGGTGCCGGCTAGCGGTACAGCAGATACTCCTCGCGCACCCTGCGGAACGCGGCCAGTTCCTCCTGCCATCCGGCCACGACCTCGTCCGTGTCCGCCCCCGCGTCGATCATCGTCCGCACCCGCGCCGAACCCGTCAGCTTGTCGATCCAGTTGTCCGGCCGCCAGGCGAAGCCGTTCCACACCTGCCTGGCGGTCACGAGCAGGCCGATCCCGGTGCGCACGGGGTCGTACGCGGCCCGGTCGTGGACATGGATCTGCACACCCCCGACCGTCTTCCCCTGGAACTTGGAGAACGTCGGCGCGAAGTACGCCTCCCTGAAGTGCGCGCCGGGCAGGCCGAGTCCGTTCGCGGCGGCCGCCCACCGCCGGTCGATCCCCTCCGCGCCGAGCAGCTCGAAGGGCCGCGTGGTGCCCCGCCCCTCCGACAGGTTCGTCCCCTCGAAGAGACACGTCCCGGAGTAGACGAGCGCGGTGTCCGGCGTCGGCATGTTCGGGCTCGGCGGCACCCACGGCAGCCCGGAGGCGTCGAAGAACCGCGACCGCTTCCACCCCGACATCAGCACGGTCTCCAGCGGCACCGGCGCGGTGAGGAACTCCCCGTTGAACAGGCGCGCCAGCTCCGCCACCGTCATCCCGTGCGCCTGCGCGATGGGCCGGCGCCCGACGAACGTCGCGAACTCCTCGTGCAGCACGGGCCCTTGGGCGCTGCGCCCGGTCACCGGGTTCGGCCGGTCCAGCACGACGAAGCGCTTCCCGGCCAGCTGTGCCGCCTCCATGCAGTCGTACAGCGTCCAGATGTACGTGTAGAAGCGGGCGCCCACGTCCTGGATGTCGAAGACGACCGTGTCCACGCCGGAGGCGGTGAAGATGTCCGCGAGGGGGCGCCCGCTCTTCTGGTACGTGTCGTGGACGGGCAGTCCCGTCGCCGGGTCGTCGTAACGGCCCTCGGAGCCGCCGGCCTGGGCGGTGCCGCGAAAGCCGTGCTCGGGCCCGAAGACGGCCCGGAGGTCCACGCGGTCGTCGGCGTGCATCACGTCGACGATGTGGCGGGCGTCGCGGGTGACACCGGTCGGGTTGGTGACGATGCCGACCTTCTGGCCGCCGAGGAGTTTGTAGCCGTCCCCGGCCAGACGCTCGAAGCCGGTGCGCAGCCCTTGGCGGGCTGTCTCGGCCGGGGGTGCGGAGGTGAGGCCGGCCGTGGCCGCGGTGGCCGCGGTGGCTGTGACCGCCGTGGAGGCGGCGAGGAAGGTGCGGCGGGAGAGGTGCATGGGGGTGACCTCCGGGGCGCGGTCGCGGTCGCTGTCGGGGAAGCGGTGCTTGGGGAAAGCTAAGCGCTTCCGCGGGTGGTTTGTCGTGTGCGGGATGGGTGTGGCTGGTCGCGCGGTTCCCCCGCCCCTGACGGGGCGGGAGTGGGTGGTGCCCTTCCTCAAGGACATACCGACCGGTTAGTCTGGCACTCTTGGTGGACTGATTCTTGATGTGCCGCGTCGAAGGAGACCGATCGTGGGAGCCGTGCAGGGTGCTGGTGTGGTCGTCACGGGGGCCGGTGGCGGGATCGGGGCCGCGCTGGCGCGGCGGTTCGCGGCGGAGGGGGCCAGGGTCGTCGTGAACGACCTGGACGGGGACCGGGCGAAGGCCGTGGCCGACGAGATCGGCGGGATCGCGGTGCCCGGGGACGCCTCGGCGATCGTGTCGGCGGCGCGTGACGCGCTCGGCGGGACCGTGGACGTGTACTGCGCGAACGCGGGACTCGCCTCCGGGGGGACGGAGGCGGCCGACGAGAAGGTGTGGGCGCTCGCCTGGGACGTCAACGTGATGGCGCACGTCCGGGCGGCCCACGAACTGCTGCCGGCGTGGCTGGAGCGCGGCAGCGGACGTTTCGTGTCCACGGTCTCGGCGGCGGGGCTGCTGACGATGATCGGCGCGGCCCCCTACAGCGTCACCAAGCACGGGGCGTACGCCTTCGCCGAGTGGCTCTCCCTCACCTACCGCCACCGGGGCGTCAAGGTGCACGCGATCTGCCCGCAGGGCGTGCGCACCGACATGCTGACGGCCTCCGGCAGCGCGGGGGACCTGGTGCTCGCGCCGACCGCGATCGAGCCCGAGCACGTGGCCGACGCGCTCTTCGAGGGCATCGAGAAGGACCGCTTCCTGATCCTTCCGCACCCCGAGGTGGCCGGTTACTACCAGGCCAGGGCCGCCGATCCGGACCGCTGGCTGACGAACATGAACCACATCCAGCAGAAGTGGGAGACGACGGGCTGACCGCCCTGCCCGGCGGACGGGCGCCGGAGAGTGGGATGATCCTCCGGCGGGAGTGCCCGATTCCGCCCGATCGGGAACCGGTCGGGGCCGGACGGGCGACCAGTAGGCGACAACAGAACCTCGGAAGGCAGGTGGCGGCAGTGCCCAGGACCACGGACGGAGACGGTACGCCCGTCCCGCAGCGGCTGCTGGCCGCCGCCACCCGGCTCTTCGCCGAGCGGGGCTACGACCGCACCTCCGTGCAGGAGATCGTCGAGGCGGCAGGCGTCACCAAGGGCGCGCTCTACCACTACTTCGGCTCCAAGGACGACCTGCTGCACGAGGTGTACGCGCGCGTGCTGCGTATCCAGCAGGAGCGGCTGGACGCGTTCGCGGGGGCCGACGCGCCGGTGGAGGAGCGGTTGCGGGGGGCCGCGGCGGATGTCGTCGTCACCACCATCGACAACCTCGACGACGCGATGATCTTCTTCCGCTCCATGCACCACCTGAGCCCCGAGAAGAACAAGCAGGTCCGCGCGGAGCGCCGCCGCTACCACGAGCGCTTCCGCGCGCTCGTGGAAGAGGGCCAGAAGACCGGGGTCTTCTCCAAGGCGACCCCGGCGGACCTGGTGGTCGACTACCACTTCGGCTCGGTCCACCACCTGTCGACGTGGTACCGCCCCGATGGCCCGATGAGCCCCCAGGAGGTCGCGGACCACCTGGCGGACCTGCTGCTCAGGGCGCTACGGCCGTAGGGCGCCTCATGGCTCGGGGGTGCGGGTGCGTGGGCGGGTGCGCCACGGCCCGGCGGGCCGTGAAGGTGACGGGGCTGCGGGTTGAAAAGCCAGGGGCACAGCCCCTGCTTTTCAGGGGCGCGGGGAACTGCGCGACCAGCCCCCACCCACCCGCACCCGCCCACGAACCCCACACCCACACCCACGCCCGCCGCGCACCCGCACCCCCGAGCCAAAACGCGCCCGACCTCACACGTACCGCTTCAGCTCCCGCCGGGCCAGCGACCGCTGGTGCACCTCGTCGGGCCCGTCCGCGATCATCAGCGTCCGCGCCCCCGCGTACAGCTCGGCCAGCGGGAAGTCCTGGCTGACACCCCCCGCACCGTGCAGCTGGATCGCCCGGTCGATGATGTCCACGACCGTCCGGGGCGTGGCGATCTTGATCGCCTGGATCTCCGTGTGGGCCCCGCGGTTGCCGACCGTGTCCATCATCCAGGCCGTCTTCAGCACCAGCAGCCGCAGCTGCTCCACGGCGACCCGCGCGTCGGCGATCCAGTTGTGCACGACACCCTGCTGCGCCAAGGCCTTGCCGAACGCCTCCCGCGCCACCGCCCGTCGGCACATCAGCTCGATCGCCCGCTCGGCCATCCCGATGAGCCGCATGCAGTGGTGGATACGCCCGGGACCGAGCCGCGCCTGCGCGATGGCGAACCCGCCGCCCTCCTCGCCGATCAGGTTCGACGCCGGCACCCGTGCACCCTCGAAGACCACCTCGGCGTGACCACCGTGGTAGTGGTCCTCGTACCCGAAGACCCGCATCGCCCGGTTCACGGTGACCCCGGGGGTGTCACGCGGGACCAGGATCATCGACTGCTGACGGCGGATGTCGGCCCCGTCCGGGTCCGTCTTGCCCATCACGATGAAGATCTGGCAGTCGGGGTTCATGGCCCCGGAGATGTACCACTTGCGCCCGGTGACGACGTAGTCGTCACCGTCGCGCTCGATCAGCGTGGTGATGTTGGTGGCGTCCGACGACGCCACCTCGGGCTCGGTCATCGCAAACGCCGACCGGATCTCACCGGCGAGCAGCGGCTCCAGCCACTGCTTCTTCTGGGCCTCGTCGCCGAACTGGCTCAGGACCTCCATGTTGCCCGTGTCGGGCGCGGCGCAGTTCAGCGCGGTCGGCGCCAGCTGCGGGGACCGGCCGGTGATCTCGGCGAGCGGAGCGTACTGGAGGTTGGTGAGCCCCGCGCCGTACTCGGAGTCGGGCAGGAAGAGATTCCACAGGCCCTGCCTGCGGGCCTCGGCCTTCAGCTCCTCCACCACGGCCGGCGTGTCCCACGGAGAGTCCAGCTCGGCCCGCTGCTCCTCGGCCACGGCTTCCGCCGGGTACACGTACTCGTCCATGAAGGCGAGGAGCCTGGCGCGCAGCTCCTCCGTACGCGCGTCGAATGCGAAGTCCATGGGGATCAGTCCTCCTGGGAGCCGGAACCGGAGCCGGTACGAAGAGTCGTCAGGCCGTGTTCGATGAAGACGGGGACCAGGTCGCCGATGCGGTCGAAGCCGCGGCCGACCGTCTGGCCCAGGGTGTACCGGTAGTGGATGCCCTCCAGGATCACGGCGAGCTTGAACCACGCGAACGCCGTGTACCAGGAGACCGAGGAGACATCGCGGCCCGAGCGCGCCGCGTACCGCTCGACGATCTCGGCCGGATCCGGGTGCCCGGCGGCCGTCGCGGTCGTCGAGACGGGGGAGTCGGGGGTGGCCAGCGGCACGCTGTACATCACCAGCAGACCCAGGTCGGTGAGCGGATCGCCGAGGGTGGACATCTCCCAGTCGAGGATGGCCTTGATCGCGTCGTCGTCGCCGAGCAGCACGTTGTCGAGGCGGTAGTCGCCGTGGACGACCGTCGCCGTGGGGGAGAGGGGGAGCCGCCGGCCCAGCGTCGCGTGAAGCTCGTCGATGCCGGCCAGCTCGCGGTTGCGGGAGGCGTCCAACTGCTTGCCCCAGCGCCGCAGTTGCCGGTCCAGGAAGCCCTCGGGGCGCCCGAAGTCGGCGAGGCCCACCTCGGCCGGGTCCACCGCGTGCAGTTCGACCAGGGTGTCGACCAGGCCCAGCACGGCGGCCCGGGTGCGCTCCGGACCGAGCGGGGCCAGCTGCTCGGCGGTGCGGTAGGGGGTGCCCTCGACGAAGTCCATGACGTAGAAGGGCGTGCCGGGCGCGGCCTCGTTCTCGGGGTCCTCGCAGAGCAGCACGGGACGCGGCACGGGTACGTTCGTCGCGTGCAGCGCGCTGATCACGCGGTGCTCGCGCTTCATGTCGTGCGCGGTCGCCAGCACATGCCCCAGCGGCGGCCGCCGTACGACCCACTTCGTGGTGCCGTCCGTGACCTCGTACGTCAGGTTCGACCGTCCGCCCTCGATCAGCCGGCCGGTGAGCGGGCCGCCCACGAGTCCGGGCCGCTCGGCGTCGAGCAGGGCGCGGAGCCGGTCGGGGTCGAGACCTGGCGGGTGGTCTGGGTGCATCATCGCTCCTACACGCGAACGCGTTCTACCGGGACCCGTCTCATGATGCCGACCGGTCGGTATGTCGTCCAGTGGGCAACACGAAAGTGATCGGTGTCTCCACCGGATCCGGCCCTGCGGCGATGGGATCCAGTCCGTGGCGACGGGATCCGGCCCGTCTCGACCGGATCGGGAGACGCACCGGCACGCGAGCTGCCACACGTGCCGTCACGTCCCGCCGCACGTCTCGTCGCACGTCCCGCGTCCCGTCACGCGTGGCAGGTCATCATCTCCCCGCCGTTCAGGGTCGCCATGTCCATGAACCCGGCGAACGGGTCGACGCCCTCGCCCTCCGGCTCCCCGTCCAGCTCGGCGTACG
The DNA window shown above is from Streptomyces akebiae and carries:
- a CDS encoding exo-beta-N-acetylmuramidase NamZ family protein, giving the protein MHLSRRTFLAASTAVTATAATAATAGLTSAPPAETARQGLRTGFERLAGDGYKLLGGQKVGIVTNPTGVTRDARHIVDVMHADDRVDLRAVFGPEHGFRGTAQAGGSEGRYDDPATGLPVHDTYQKSGRPLADIFTASGVDTVVFDIQDVGARFYTYIWTLYDCMEAAQLAGKRFVVLDRPNPVTGRSAQGPVLHEEFATFVGRRPIAQAHGMTVAELARLFNGEFLTAPVPLETVLMSGWKRSRFFDASGLPWVPPSPNMPTPDTALVYSGTCLFEGTNLSEGRGTTRPFELLGAEGIDRRWAAAANGLGLPGAHFREAYFAPTFSKFQGKTVGGVQIHVHDRAAYDPVRTGIGLLVTARQVWNGFAWRPDNWIDKLTGSARVRTMIDAGADTDEVVAGWQEELAAFRRVREEYLLYR
- a CDS encoding SDR family oxidoreductase, which translates into the protein MVGAVQGAGVVVTGAGGGIGAALARRFAAEGARVVVNDLDGDRAKAVADEIGGIAVPGDASAIVSAARDALGGTVDVYCANAGLASGGTEAADEKVWALAWDVNVMAHVRAAHELLPAWLERGSGRFVSTVSAAGLLTMIGAAPYSVTKHGAYAFAEWLSLTYRHRGVKVHAICPQGVRTDMLTASGSAGDLVLAPTAIEPEHVADALFEGIEKDRFLILPHPEVAGYYQARAADPDRWLTNMNHIQQKWETTG
- a CDS encoding TetR/AcrR family transcriptional regulator, yielding MPRTTDGDGTPVPQRLLAAATRLFAERGYDRTSVQEIVEAAGVTKGALYHYFGSKDDLLHEVYARVLRIQQERLDAFAGADAPVEERLRGAAADVVVTTIDNLDDAMIFFRSMHHLSPEKNKQVRAERRRYHERFRALVEEGQKTGVFSKATPADLVVDYHFGSVHHLSTWYRPDGPMSPQEVADHLADLLLRALRP
- a CDS encoding acyl-CoA dehydrogenase family protein, with the translated sequence MDFAFDARTEELRARLLAFMDEYVYPAEAVAEEQRAELDSPWDTPAVVEELKAEARRQGLWNLFLPDSEYGAGLTNLQYAPLAEITGRSPQLAPTALNCAAPDTGNMEVLSQFGDEAQKKQWLEPLLAGEIRSAFAMTEPEVASSDATNITTLIERDGDDYVVTGRKWYISGAMNPDCQIFIVMGKTDPDGADIRRQQSMILVPRDTPGVTVNRAMRVFGYEDHYHGGHAEVVFEGARVPASNLIGEEGGGFAIAQARLGPGRIHHCMRLIGMAERAIELMCRRAVAREAFGKALAQQGVVHNWIADARVAVEQLRLLVLKTAWMMDTVGNRGAHTEIQAIKIATPRTVVDIIDRAIQLHGAGGVSQDFPLAELYAGARTLMIADGPDEVHQRSLARRELKRYV
- a CDS encoding phosphotransferase family protein → MHPDHPPGLDPDRLRALLDAERPGLVGGPLTGRLIEGGRSNLTYEVTDGTTKWVVRRPPLGHVLATAHDMKREHRVISALHATNVPVPRPVLLCEDPENEAAPGTPFYVMDFVEGTPYRTAEQLAPLGPERTRAAVLGLVDTLVELHAVDPAEVGLADFGRPEGFLDRQLRRWGKQLDASRNRELAGIDELHATLGRRLPLSPTATVVHGDYRLDNVLLGDDDAIKAILDWEMSTLGDPLTDLGLLVMYSVPLATPDSPVSTTATAAGHPDPAEIVERYAARSGRDVSSVSWYTAFAWFKLAVILEGIHYRYTLGQTVGRGFDRIGDLVPVFIEHGLTTLRTGSGSGSQED